Below is a window of Nicotiana tabacum cultivar K326 chromosome 19, ASM71507v2, whole genome shotgun sequence DNA.
TCtttttcctcctcctcttctaGTACTGTTAAGTTCATTAAATAGGTATCCATAATTTCTTTCTGTGCACCCAAGCACCTCCTTGTTCCATTTATTCAAGTTGCTCTTCAATCTTTTTAGAAATATTAGATAGGTTGAAACAAAGTTATCCTATGACCGTGTAGTTCTCCCACCATTCTCTAATTGTTTCCTCGAAATTATATGTTGCAGACACAATCAAATGCCAAGAGCTAGAAATCATACTGTTTTTCATATGACAGGAACCAAATGCAAACACTTACTTCAAAGGGTCACATAGTAAGCAATTCTGTTCAAGAAAGCACTGAAGAAACAACAATTAGAAGATCATgtagaagaaaaaaagaatggACTATCATATTTCATGGTCCCCATTTTCACTCATTACGCACACAAAGACACAACAAATCAATAAATACTTAAATATGCAAGGGTAGGCAGACTCATACCTTTACCAACAATTAGGCCAAGTTGCTTCCAGGTGAGCGTATTAAATGGCTCGAGGTTAGCAAAGTTGAGTACAAGAGGGATGGGTAAGAATATCAGCAGGTTGAATAAACCCAAAAATCCAAGAAACTGTGCCATACTGGCATGACCACTTTTTCCATCATCATCAGGTAACTTTTTACGAATGAGGGTTATGTACACAGCATAAAAAGCGGATGACAGGAGAGCAAGAATGTCTCCAAGAACAGGGTTTGAAGCAACTTTACTGGATCCTGATTTTGAGTCACCCAAGCTGACAATGATCGTTCCTCCCATGCAAAGAAGCACACTGATCAGCTTCACCCAACTGAAAATCTCTCCCAAGAATACAAGAGAGACCAGAAAAGTAAACAAGCTGGATGAACTGCTTAAGATGGTGTTTGACTGTAAGGAAAACCAAAATCACAACCACATTACACAGGCGGATATAATATTGCACCCACTATTAATGCGATAACTGGTTTGAACAAAATATAAGTATACACTCCTAAAAAAATCCTCAACTACATAACTCAAGTTGAAGTTAGTGGGTGTGTCCGTTACATCCCTCAATGTTTGTCGATGAAATGGATAAaagctactccctccgtttcatttTATGTAATGTGCACAAGATATAGTAATggaaagaagacttttgaatctTTGGTCTTAAACTGAAGGTGTGTATAACATACCAAAAAATACGCTTCCAATCTAAGTCTTAAACATGTCATTACATTTCTAGAAGGGAGTGCCGTTAAGGATATTACAGAAGTATTAGAATTAAGAACTTACTAGATATACAAAGTGACATTATTTTAAAACAGACTAAAAGGGAAAGCAAGACACATAAAGTGAGAAAGGAGGGAGTAAAAGATAGTATGCTTACCGTAACAGTTGTATATTTGAGTGATAGATTAAACGTAAGCTGTGCTAGAAACCAAAAAGGGCATATTAACAAGCTAACTTTTGCTACTCTAGAACGCGTCCAACGCCCTTTTGCGTCCAACCCCGTATCAACACTTTGATCTATCACTTGATCTAAACCCTTATCAGCAACAACCGATTTGCTCTCTTCTGTAACCCCACTTGGACTCAAACCATCATCAGCTTTATCATCAAGAAGAATAGCCTCCTCTGATTCACCAGAATCCTGCAAGGTGCTGGTATCTTTCTTCTTTCGCCAAAACAACAAAGTCCCATATTTATCTTCCAGAAAGCGTACAATTTCAATAAGGGGAATATATATAACGAACAAAGAATTGCAGATGTATGTGACAAGAAAAGGAGAAACACCGGCATCCACAACGGACTGAACCACAAAACTAGCAGCAATCCAAATAGAGGCAACAGTTAATATATACACCAAACCTAAAACCCATCTCCAAGTTTGATTTTTCATTCCTTTTTAAACCGAAATTTCAGCCCCAGAGACGAGTTTTAACTGGGAATTAATGCACCCCCTAGATGTTCATCGATAAAAAATTCTATGCTCCAATATTTTGGGTGTCACATCCAATAGATGTTGCTGATAATTTCTTCAATTCAAAGAAAATCGCATGTAAAGAGATTTTGAAAAGACAAAATGAGAATGCGATCTAATAGTGTATTTGCAAAGGGCGTGGAATCTGCAGATTATTGAGAGAAAGGTCCCAGCGATGAATTTCATACCAGGAGACTAATTACGCGGATTTTAGAGCACGTGCTTCACGCCTGCACGTGCTTCTCTACTTCATCTGTTGGGCTTGGTCACTTCTCATTAGCCCATATAAGCTGGCCTCCAATTCAACCTATATCACTTTGTAAAACAATTTGCAAGTCTACCACTTTACGAACAACTTCAGATTTATCgggtctgaagtgaaaaaattgtACTTCAGATGcatttaaggccaaaaggtctgaagtgcaacaaatattttcctacacttaaggctaataagtttgaagtgaaaatttgcacttcatatgtacttaaggccaaataggtctgaagtgcaaccaatgatTTCATGCACTTAAAatcaataagtctgaagtgaaaaattacacttcagatggaCGCAAATTAGCATTGTCGCAAGCTTGAAGAAAGAGATCTTGTATTTCTaatatgaaaaatgagtttaagttAAATGAGTATTATTGAAAAAGCTTAAAAATATTGGCAGGAATAAAGATTGGTAGTTCAAACTTCAGC
It encodes the following:
- the LOC107759333 gene encoding thiamine-repressible mitochondrial transport protein THI74, with the protein product MKNQTWRWVLGLVYILTVASIWIAASFVVQSVVDAGVSPFLVTYICNSLFVIYIPLIEIVRFLEDKYGTLLFWRKKKDTSTLQDSGESEEAILLDDKADDGLSPSGVTEESKSVVADKGLDQVIDQSVDTGLDAKGRWTRSRVAKVSLLICPFWFLAQLTFNLSLKYTTVTSNTILSSSSSLFTFLVSLVFLGEIFSWVKLISVLLCMGGTIIVSLGDSKSGSSKVASNPVLGDILALLSSAFYAVYITLIRKKLPDDDGKSGHASMAQFLGFLGLFNLLIFLPIPLVLNFANLEPFNTLTWKQLGLIVGKGMFDNVLSDLLWAKAILLTSTTVATAGLTIQVPLAAIVDTLTGNAPPILDYIGAAAVMVGFAGINIPSDACSVPEEASIELENGKIQSTEQDHLSPR